In Candidatus Atribacteria bacterium ADurb.Bin276, the genomic stretch TTCTCAACGGAACCCAATTCTCTGAAAACGTGTTCTCGGATCAAGATACTCACTCACCACTACCGAAAGCCAGTAGAGAGCAATAAAGAGAAAGATACCGGTAATAATTGGAGTTAAAAGCCACCACCAAAGCCTGAGAAAGAGTGCTTGCCGGTAGATTGCCGTCTGAAGCATCGTCCCAACCGTAGGCACAGTAGGGTCGATACCTAAACCTAGGTAAGCTAAAGTGATTTCCATTCCAATAGCCCAGGACATATTGTTAATAAGGGTGGAAAGGATAACTGGTAAGACGTAAGGTAAATACTGTTTTAGAACTAGTTTGATGGTTCGCATACCTGAAAGCACAGCGACAAAGGTGAATTCCCTTTCCCGTAAGCTGAGAATTTGAGATCGAATAACTCGTGCATCCCAAGCCCAAGAGAAAAAGGCAAGAAGAAGCCCTAAATTGGTAAGATATCTTGCCCATTCTCTCAGGATGGTAGAAACAAGAATGAGTACGACCAAAATAGGTAAAACCATAGTAGTATCCCCAACGGTCATCAATATTCGATCAGCCATTCCTCCGCGGTATCCTGCTCCCATACCCACAAAAATGGCAATAACCCGGGAAATTGATGAGGCAACAAGAGCAATAAGGAGAGAATTCCTCACCGCAAAAGTAAGCTGCCAAAAGACATCCTGACCTAACCAATTAGTACCTAAGAAATTCGTTAATGAAGGAGGCCGACCTCTGGGGACCTGATACATCCGCTGGGGATGATAAGGAGAAAAACATGATAAAATGGCTAAGAATATTAGTACTACAAGAATGACAAATGCTATGGTAAACCTG encodes the following:
- the oppC_2 gene encoding Oligopeptide transport system permease protein OppC, translating into MKKTGSLFRDLTKDSRFTIAFVILVVLIFLAILSCFSPYHPQRMYQVPRGRPPSLTNFLGTNWLGQDVFWQLTFAVRNSLLIALVASSISRVIAIFVGMGAGYRGGMADRILMTVGDTTMVLPILVVLILVSTILREWARYLTNLGLLLAFFSWAWDARVIRSQILSLREREFTFVAVLSGMRTIKLVLKQYLPYVLPVILSTLINNMSWAIGMEITLAYLGLGIDPTVPTVGTMLQTAIYRQALFLRLWWWLLTPIITGIFLFIALYWLSVVVSEYLDPRTRFQRIGFR